One Streptomyces sp. V4I8 genomic window carries:
- a CDS encoding L-aspartate oxidase, translating into MTSTGIRLHAPAPGWSISADVVVVGSGVAGLTAALRCEAAGLRTVVVTKARLDDGSTRWAQGGIAAALGEGDSPEQHLDDTLVAGVGLCDEDAVRILVTEGPDAVRRLIETGAHFDESEEGGLELTREGGHHRRRIAHAGGDATGAEISRALVEAVRARGLRTIENALVLDLLTDAEGRTAGVTLHVMGEGQHDGVGAVHAPAVVLATGGMGQVFSATTNPSVSTGDGVALALRSGAEVSDLEFVQFHPTVLFLGADAEGQQPLVSEAVRGEGAHLVDADGVRFMLGQHELAELAPRDIVAKGIMRRMQEQDAEHMFLDARHFGADMWEHRFPTILAACRAHGIDPVTAPIPIAPAAHYASGGVRTDSHGRTTVPGLYACGEVACTGVHGANRLASNSLLEGLVYAERIVADIAAARAANGLHARVPHPVPYPETPEHPLLAPEARFTIQRIMTNGAGVLRSANSLATAAEQIQKLHTEARDALTENGKTAEPGVDTWEATNLLCVARVLVAAARQREETRGCHWREDRPDRDDTTWRRHIVVRLNPDRTLAVHTTDTADFPPTRPQEQ; encoded by the coding sequence GTGACCAGCACAGGCATACGACTGCATGCGCCCGCGCCCGGGTGGTCCATCTCCGCGGACGTCGTGGTCGTCGGCTCCGGTGTCGCGGGTCTCACCGCGGCCCTGCGCTGCGAGGCCGCGGGCCTCAGGACGGTCGTCGTCACCAAGGCCCGCCTCGACGACGGCTCCACCCGCTGGGCCCAGGGCGGCATCGCCGCGGCCCTCGGCGAGGGCGACAGCCCCGAACAGCACCTCGACGACACCCTCGTCGCGGGTGTGGGCCTGTGCGACGAGGACGCGGTCCGCATCCTCGTCACCGAGGGCCCCGACGCCGTACGCCGCCTCATCGAGACCGGCGCCCACTTCGACGAGTCCGAGGAAGGCGGCCTGGAACTCACCCGCGAGGGCGGCCACCACCGCCGCCGCATCGCCCACGCGGGCGGCGACGCCACCGGCGCGGAGATCTCCCGCGCCCTCGTGGAGGCGGTACGCGCGCGTGGCCTGCGCACGATCGAGAACGCGCTCGTCCTCGACCTCCTGACGGACGCCGAGGGCCGTACGGCCGGCGTCACCCTGCACGTCATGGGCGAGGGCCAGCACGACGGCGTAGGGGCGGTCCATGCGCCCGCGGTGGTCCTCGCGACCGGCGGCATGGGCCAGGTCTTCTCCGCGACGACGAACCCGTCCGTGTCGACCGGCGACGGAGTCGCCCTCGCCCTGCGCTCGGGCGCCGAGGTGAGCGACCTGGAATTCGTCCAGTTCCACCCCACCGTCCTGTTCCTCGGCGCGGACGCGGAAGGCCAGCAGCCCCTGGTCTCCGAGGCCGTACGCGGCGAAGGCGCCCACCTGGTCGACGCCGACGGCGTCCGCTTCATGCTGGGCCAACACGAACTGGCCGAGCTCGCCCCCCGGGACATCGTCGCCAAGGGCATCATGCGCCGCATGCAGGAGCAGGACGCGGAGCACATGTTCCTCGACGCCCGCCACTTCGGCGCCGACATGTGGGAGCACCGCTTCCCGACGATCCTGGCCGCCTGCCGCGCCCACGGCATCGACCCGGTCACCGCCCCCATCCCGATCGCCCCCGCGGCCCACTACGCCTCCGGCGGCGTACGCACCGACTCCCACGGCCGTACGACCGTCCCCGGCCTGTACGCGTGCGGCGAGGTCGCCTGCACCGGCGTGCACGGCGCCAACCGCCTGGCCTCCAACTCACTCCTCGAAGGCCTGGTCTACGCCGAGCGCATCGTGGCGGACATCGCGGCCGCCCGGGCCGCCAACGGCCTCCACGCACGCGTGCCGCACCCGGTGCCGTACCCCGAGACCCCCGAGCACCCCCTGCTCGCACCCGAGGCCCGTTTCACCATCCAGCGGATCATGACCAACGGCGCCGGAGTCCTGCGCTCCGCGAATTCCCTCGCCACGGCCGCCGAACAGATCCAGAAGCTGCACACCGAGGCCCGGGACGCCCTCACCGAGAACGGCAAGACGGCCGAGCCGGGCGTCGACACCTGGGAGGCCACCAACCTCCTGTGCGTGGCCCGAGTCCTGGTGGCCGCCGCCCGGCAGCGCGAGGAGACCCGGGGCTGCCACTGGCGCGAGGACCGCCCCGACCGCGACGACACGACCTGGCGCCGCCACATCGTCGTACGCCTGAACCCCGACCGCACACTGGCCGTGCACACCACAGACACCGCGGACTTCCCCCCGACCCGGCCTCAGGAGCAGTGA
- a CDS encoding DUF5937 family protein, which yields MSVTIDIAGLRPERLAVVPSPLAELGTALHALSEPGHHPGLQGWVTGVTARLDSHLADRMCEADFLWRTTFSDLFLPFAGIPGGSTLPGATLAEDLDLLDKLTDEQFVDAALEFTCALPYTTQGPAVLADPELRRRALELAAARGPQQLRFSRRLLEDPPRIRAWLRRFLEDCDEMFFADAWSRLRHQLTADARHKTDLLRHKGLSEALTAVSPAVSVDEAAGRITIDKLRQGHTVIKDRSLLLVPTSLGWPHLMVLHRHGWQPVLHYPVGSPELVAPPSVDQLTLRMTALSHPVRMQLCRNLARSTYTTSELVQIHGMTAPEISRHLSVLKKAGLITTRRRGRYVLYQLDVTAVARLGSDFLEALLR from the coding sequence ATGAGCGTGACCATCGACATCGCGGGGCTGCGGCCGGAGAGGCTCGCCGTCGTGCCCTCTCCCCTGGCCGAGCTCGGCACCGCGCTGCACGCGCTGTCGGAACCGGGCCACCACCCGGGCCTGCAGGGCTGGGTGACGGGCGTGACGGCCCGGCTGGACTCACACCTGGCCGACCGGATGTGCGAGGCCGACTTCCTGTGGCGGACGACGTTCTCGGACCTGTTCCTGCCCTTCGCCGGCATACCGGGCGGGAGCACTCTCCCGGGTGCCACCCTCGCCGAGGACCTGGACCTGCTGGACAAGCTGACGGACGAGCAGTTCGTGGACGCGGCACTGGAGTTCACCTGCGCGCTGCCGTACACCACGCAGGGACCTGCCGTGCTGGCCGACCCGGAGCTGCGCCGACGCGCTCTGGAGCTGGCCGCCGCGCGCGGGCCGCAGCAGTTGCGGTTCAGCCGGCGGCTGCTCGAGGATCCGCCGCGCATCCGGGCCTGGCTGCGGCGGTTCCTGGAGGACTGCGACGAGATGTTCTTCGCGGACGCCTGGTCCCGCCTGCGTCACCAGCTCACGGCGGACGCCCGCCACAAGACCGACCTGCTGCGGCACAAGGGGCTGTCCGAGGCGCTGACCGCGGTGTCCCCCGCGGTGAGCGTCGACGAGGCCGCCGGCCGGATCACCATCGACAAGCTGCGCCAGGGCCACACCGTGATCAAGGACCGAAGCCTGCTGCTCGTGCCGACGAGCCTGGGCTGGCCGCATCTGATGGTGCTGCATCGGCACGGCTGGCAGCCGGTGCTGCACTACCCGGTCGGCTCCCCCGAGCTCGTCGCGCCGCCGTCGGTCGACCAGCTGACCCTGAGGATGACCGCCCTGTCCCACCCGGTGCGGATGCAGCTCTGCCGCAACCTCGCCCGCAGCACGTACACCACGAGCGAGCTCGTACAGATCCACGGCATGACCGCCCCGGAGATATCCCGGCACCTGAGCGTCCTCAAGAAGGCGGGCCTGATCACCACCCGCCGCCGCGGGCGGTACGTCCTGTACCAGCTGGACGTCACCGCGGTGGCGCGGCTCGGCAGCGACTTCCTCGAAGCGCTCCTGAGGTGA
- a CDS encoding type III pantothenate kinase, whose protein sequence is MLLTIDVGNTHTVLGLFDGEDIVEHWRISTDARRTADELAVLLQGLMGMHPLLGDELGDGIDGIAICATVPSVLHELREVTRRYYGDVPAVLVEPGVKTGVPILTDNPKEVGADRIINAVAAVDLYGGPAIVVDFGTATTFDAVSARGEYIGGVIAPGIEISVEALGVRGAQLRKIEVARPRSVIGKNTVEAMQSGIIYGFAGQVDGVVNRMARELADDPDEVTVIATGGLAPMVLGESSVIDEHEPWLTLIGLRLVYERNVSRM, encoded by the coding sequence ATGCTCCTCACGATCGACGTAGGCAACACGCACACCGTCCTCGGCCTGTTCGACGGCGAGGACATCGTCGAGCACTGGCGCATCTCGACGGACGCCCGCCGCACCGCCGACGAACTGGCGGTCCTCCTCCAGGGCCTGATGGGCATGCACCCGCTCCTGGGCGACGAGCTGGGCGACGGCATCGACGGGATCGCCATCTGCGCGACGGTCCCCTCGGTCCTCCACGAACTCCGCGAGGTCACCCGCCGCTACTACGGCGACGTCCCCGCCGTCCTCGTCGAACCGGGCGTGAAGACGGGCGTCCCGATCCTCACGGACAACCCCAAGGAGGTCGGCGCCGACCGCATCATCAACGCGGTGGCGGCCGTCGACCTCTACGGCGGCCCGGCGATCGTCGTCGACTTCGGTACGGCGACCACGTTCGACGCGGTGAGCGCGCGCGGCGAGTACATCGGCGGTGTCATCGCCCCCGGCATCGAGATCTCCGTCGAGGCTCTCGGCGTCCGCGGCGCCCAGCTCCGCAAGATCGAGGTGGCCCGCCCGCGCAGCGTCATCGGCAAGAACACGGTCGAGGCCATGCAGTCCGGCATCATCTACGGCTTCGCGGGCCAGGTCGACGGCGTCGTCAACCGCATGGCCCGCGAACTCGCCGACGACCCCGACGAGGTCACGGTCATCGCCACGGGCGGCTTGGCGCCCATGGTCCTCGGCGAATCCTCGGTCATCGACGAACACGAGCCCTGGCTGACCCTGATCGGCCTCCGCCTGGTCTACGAACGCAACGTCTCCCGCATGTGA
- a CDS encoding low specificity L-threonine aldolase encodes MSDTAEETGRHHERSEEEESESLSDAEQGKRRRERRIAAYRGARRVLARPGFLGTLRERLALLDEARALDLYDLDEPADLYGDGIVGALEEKVAGLLGKEAAAFFPTGTMAQQVALRCWAGRTGNPTVALHALAHPEMYERDAFSQVSGLRPVQVTSEPRLPTADEIRDFDEPFGALMLELPLRDAGFVLPSWEELTEVVEAARERDAVVHFDGARLWESTVHFGRPPAEIAALADSVYVSFYKSLDGFGGAVLAGPRTLVDEARTWRHRYGGTLFQQFPTALSALAGLERELPRLPEYVAHARVVAAALRDGFAAAGVPWARVHPEPPHTNEFQVWLPYDTDVLTEASLRHAEETKTVLFGYPWDAKGPGLACTEVSVRAPGLEWTADDVRTAVAEFVARLTEEVSGEVRK; translated from the coding sequence ATGAGCGATACGGCGGAAGAGACCGGGCGACACCACGAGCGGTCCGAGGAGGAGGAGTCCGAGTCCTTGTCGGACGCCGAGCAAGGCAAGCGACGCCGGGAGCGGCGCATCGCCGCCTATCGCGGCGCACGACGGGTTCTCGCACGCCCCGGTTTCCTCGGCACCCTCCGCGAGCGCCTCGCGCTGCTGGACGAGGCGCGTGCGCTGGATCTGTACGACCTGGACGAGCCGGCGGACCTCTACGGCGACGGGATCGTCGGCGCCCTGGAGGAGAAGGTCGCAGGGCTGCTCGGCAAGGAGGCAGCCGCGTTCTTCCCGACGGGCACCATGGCCCAGCAGGTCGCCCTGCGCTGCTGGGCGGGCCGCACCGGCAACCCGACCGTCGCCCTGCACGCACTGGCCCACCCCGAGATGTACGAACGCGACGCCTTCAGCCAGGTCAGCGGTCTGCGCCCGGTCCAGGTGACGAGCGAGCCCCGGCTGCCGACCGCCGACGAGATACGTGACTTCGACGAGCCGTTCGGGGCGCTGATGCTCGAACTGCCCCTCAGGGACGCCGGTTTCGTGCTGCCCTCCTGGGAGGAACTCACCGAGGTCGTCGAAGCGGCGCGGGAGCGCGACGCGGTGGTGCACTTCGACGGCGCGCGCCTGTGGGAGTCCACCGTCCACTTCGGCCGCCCGCCTGCGGAGATCGCGGCTCTGGCGGACAGCGTGTACGTGTCGTTCTACAAGTCCCTCGACGGCTTCGGCGGCGCGGTACTCGCCGGGCCCCGGACGCTGGTGGACGAGGCGAGAACCTGGCGGCACCGCTACGGCGGCACGCTCTTCCAGCAGTTCCCCACCGCGCTGTCGGCGCTCGCCGGACTGGAGCGGGAGCTGCCTCGGCTGCCCGAGTACGTGGCCCACGCGCGCGTGGTGGCCGCCGCGCTGCGCGACGGCTTCGCGGCGGCCGGGGTGCCCTGGGCGCGGGTCCACCCCGAGCCGCCGCACACCAACGAGTTCCAGGTCTGGCTGCCGTACGACACCGACGTGCTCACGGAGGCCTCGCTCCGCCACGCGGAGGAGACGAAGACCGTCCTGTTCGGTTATCCCTGGGACGCCAAGGGCCCGGGCCTGGCGTGCACCGAGGTCTCTGTGCGCGCCCCCGGCCTGGAGTGGACGGCCGACGACGTGAGGACGGCGGTCGCGGAGTTCGTGGCCCGGCTGACCGAGGAGGTCAGCGGGGAGGTCCGCAAGTAG
- a CDS encoding response regulator: MTIRVMLVDDQVLLRTGFRMVLAAQPDMEVVAEAGDGVEALQVLRETPVDVVLMDVRMPKLDGVETTRRICSEPDPPKVLILTTFDLDEYAFSGLKAGASGFMLKDVPPGELLAAIRAVHSGDAVVAPSTTRRLLDRFAPMLPSTGKEPRHKELERLTDREREVMVLVAQGLSNGEIAARLVLSEATVKTHVGRILTKLGLRDRVQVVVLAYETGLVRAGGHG, encoded by the coding sequence ATGACGATCCGCGTGATGCTCGTCGACGACCAGGTGCTGCTGCGCACAGGGTTCCGGATGGTGCTCGCCGCCCAGCCGGACATGGAGGTCGTCGCGGAGGCGGGCGACGGCGTCGAGGCCCTCCAGGTGCTGCGCGAGACCCCCGTCGACGTCGTGCTGATGGACGTGCGCATGCCGAAGCTGGACGGTGTGGAGACCACCCGCCGCATCTGCTCGGAGCCCGACCCGCCCAAGGTGCTGATCCTGACCACCTTCGACCTCGACGAGTACGCCTTCTCCGGGTTGAAGGCGGGCGCCTCCGGCTTCATGCTCAAGGACGTGCCGCCCGGCGAACTCCTCGCGGCCATCCGCGCGGTGCACAGCGGCGACGCGGTGGTGGCCCCGTCGACGACCCGGCGCCTGCTGGACCGGTTCGCGCCCATGCTGCCCTCCACCGGCAAGGAGCCCCGGCACAAGGAGCTGGAGCGGCTCACCGACCGCGAGCGCGAGGTCATGGTGCTGGTCGCCCAGGGCCTGTCCAACGGGGAGATCGCGGCCCGGCTGGTCCTGTCCGAGGCGACGGTGAAGACCCACGTCGGCCGCATCCTGACCAAGCTGGGGCTGCGCGACCGGGTACAGGTGGTGGTCCTGGCGTACGAGACGGGTCTGGTGCGGGCCGGCGGGCACGGCTGA
- a CDS encoding AAA family ATPase, translating into MLLWINGPFGGGKTQTAHEIQRRLPGSVICDPEHPGFGLRRMLPAELRADFQDLTSWRQGVVEVLDLALAKHDGVVIAPMTVTNSDYYAETVGRLRELGHDVRHFTLLAERETVLKRLRERGFGHLAQFVAGKNAGLRRESWAVQQLDHCLERLSEPEFAEHLWTDHSTVPKTADRIAVLAGLKLRPNNEGTLRTRLRQAGVGIRHIRFD; encoded by the coding sequence ATGCTCCTGTGGATCAACGGCCCCTTCGGGGGCGGCAAGACACAGACCGCACACGAGATCCAGCGGCGCCTGCCGGGCAGCGTCATCTGCGATCCCGAACACCCCGGCTTCGGCCTGCGGCGCATGCTTCCGGCGGAGCTGCGTGCGGACTTCCAGGACCTGACGTCCTGGCGGCAGGGCGTCGTCGAGGTCCTCGACCTGGCCCTCGCCAAGCACGACGGTGTGGTGATCGCGCCCATGACGGTCACGAACTCCGACTACTACGCCGAGACGGTCGGGCGGCTGCGCGAACTCGGCCATGACGTACGGCACTTCACCCTCCTCGCCGAGCGCGAGACGGTCCTGAAACGGCTGCGGGAGCGCGGCTTCGGACATCTCGCACAGTTCGTCGCCGGAAAGAACGCCGGGCTGCGCCGGGAGAGCTGGGCCGTCCAGCAGCTCGACCACTGTCTGGAGCGGTTGAGCGAGCCGGAGTTCGCCGAGCATCTGTGGACCGACCACTCGACCGTGCCGAAGACCGCGGACCGGATCGCCGTCCTGGCCGGGCTGAAACTCCGGCCCAACAACGAGGGCACGCTGCGGACGCGGCTGCGGCAGGCGGGCGTCGGGATCAGGCACATCCGGTTCGACTGA
- a CDS encoding Rossmann-like and DUF2520 domain-containing protein: MSTSQQPDPRDRPARLTVGVVGAGRVGPALAASLQLAGHRPVAVSGVSDTSRRRAAQMLPDVPLVPPAEVLARAELVLLTVPDDTLPGLVEGLADTGAVRPGQLLVHTSGRYGAKVLDPALRAGALPLALHPAMTFTGTPVDVQRLAGCSFGVTAPEELRLAAEALVIEMGGEPEWVAEDMRPLYHAALALGANHLVTLVAQSMELLREAGVAAPDRMLGPLLGAALDNALRSGDAALTGPVARGDAGTVAAHVTELRRHAPQTVAGYLAMARATADRALAHGLLKPELAEDLLGVLAHGTDGAEGEAR; the protein is encoded by the coding sequence GTGAGTACAAGCCAACAGCCAGATCCCAGGGACCGCCCCGCGCGGCTCACCGTCGGTGTCGTCGGCGCCGGCCGCGTGGGCCCGGCGCTCGCCGCGTCCCTCCAGCTCGCCGGACACCGCCCGGTGGCCGTCTCCGGGGTCTCCGACACCTCCCGGCGGCGGGCCGCGCAGATGCTCCCCGACGTGCCGCTCGTACCGCCCGCCGAGGTCCTCGCGCGTGCGGAACTGGTCCTGCTGACCGTCCCCGACGACACCTTGCCCGGGCTGGTCGAGGGCCTCGCCGACACCGGGGCCGTACGGCCGGGGCAGCTGCTGGTGCACACTTCCGGGCGATACGGCGCGAAGGTCCTGGACCCCGCGCTGCGCGCGGGCGCGCTGCCGCTGGCCCTGCACCCGGCGATGACCTTCACCGGCACGCCCGTGGACGTCCAGCGCCTGGCCGGCTGCTCCTTCGGCGTCACCGCGCCCGAGGAACTGCGGCTGGCCGCCGAGGCTCTTGTCATCGAGATGGGCGGCGAACCGGAGTGGGTCGCCGAGGACATGCGCCCGCTCTACCACGCGGCCCTCGCGCTGGGCGCCAACCACCTGGTCACGCTCGTCGCCCAGTCCATGGAGCTGCTGCGCGAGGCGGGTGTGGCGGCCCCCGACCGGATGCTCGGCCCGCTGCTCGGCGCCGCCCTCGACAACGCCCTGCGCTCCGGCGACGCCGCCCTGACCGGCCCCGTCGCGCGCGGGGACGCCGGCACCGTCGCCGCACACGTGACCGAGCTGCGGCGGCACGCCCCGCAGACCGTCGCCGGGTATCTCGCGATGGCGCGCGCGACCGCCGACCGGGCGCTCGCGCACGGGCTGCTGAAGCCGGAGCTCGCCGAGGACCTTCTCGGGGTACTCGCCCACGGGACCGACGGCGCCGAGGGAGAGGCCCGATGA
- the nadC gene encoding carboxylating nicotinate-nucleotide diphosphorylase, with product MTTPDLPLASSGGCGDDCACGAGEEYLECGLDPALAQLLADAGLDPVEVEDIANVAIQEDLAHGVDVTTVATIPEDATATADFVAREAGVVAGLRVAEAVLSIVCEDEFEVERHVEDGDKVREGQKLLSITTRTRDLLTAERSALNILCRLSGIATATRAWADVLDGTKARVRDTRKTTPGLRALEKYAVRCGGGVNHRMSLSDAALVKDNHVVAAGGVAQAFKAVREAFPDLPIEVEVDTLHQLREVVDAGADLILLDNFTPGECEEAVAIVHGRAALEASGRLTLANAKAYADTGVDYLAVGALTHSSPILDIGLDLRAAE from the coding sequence GTGACCACCCCCGACCTTCCCCTCGCCTCGAGCGGCGGCTGCGGCGACGACTGCGCCTGCGGTGCCGGCGAGGAGTACCTGGAGTGCGGCCTCGACCCCGCGCTCGCCCAGCTCCTGGCCGACGCGGGCCTCGACCCGGTCGAGGTCGAGGACATCGCCAACGTGGCCATCCAGGAAGATCTCGCCCACGGCGTGGACGTGACGACGGTCGCGACGATCCCCGAGGACGCGACCGCCACCGCCGACTTCGTCGCACGCGAGGCGGGCGTCGTGGCGGGCCTCAGGGTCGCCGAAGCGGTGCTCTCGATCGTCTGCGAGGACGAGTTCGAGGTGGAGCGTCACGTGGAGGACGGCGACAAGGTGCGGGAGGGCCAGAAGCTCCTCTCCATCACCACCCGCACCCGCGACCTCCTCACCGCCGAGCGCAGCGCGCTGAACATCCTCTGCCGCCTCTCCGGCATCGCGACGGCCACGCGCGCGTGGGCTGACGTACTGGACGGCACGAAGGCGAGGGTCCGCGACACCCGCAAGACGACCCCGGGCCTGCGCGCGCTGGAGAAGTACGCGGTGCGCTGCGGAGGCGGAGTGAACCACCGCATGTCCCTCTCGGACGCCGCCCTGGTGAAGGACAACCACGTAGTGGCCGCGGGCGGCGTGGCCCAGGCCTTCAAGGCGGTCCGCGAAGCCTTCCCCGACCTCCCCATCGAGGTCGAGGTGGACACCCTCCACCAGCTCCGCGAGGTGGTGGACGCGGGCGCGGACCTGATCCTCCTGGACAACTTCACGCCGGGCGAGTGCGAGGAGGCGGTGGCGATCGTGCACGGCCGGGCAGCCCTCGAAGCCTCCGGTCGCCTGACCCTCGCCAACGCCAAGGCGTACGCGGACACCGGCGTCGACTACCTGGCCGTAGGGGCCCTCACCCACTCCTCGCCGATCCTGGACATCGGCCTGGACCTGCGAGCGGCGGAGTAG
- the panC gene encoding pantoate--beta-alanine ligase, whose amino-acid sequence MTTVLRTADELHARTRAGRRAVVMTMGALHEGHATLIRTARTIAGPDGEVVVTVFVNPLQFGKGEDLDRYPRTLEADLKIAEQAGADAVFAPSVDEVYPGGEPQVRISAGPMGERLEGGSRPGHFDGMLTVVAKLLHLTRPDVALYGQKDAQQLALIRRMARDLNFGVEIVGVPTVREEDGLALSSRNRYLAPKERRTALALSQALFAGRDRHAAQEALRARAREVPATRARAEALSAIGESRAAADAHAVAKAVPGAPAAVRAAARLVLDEAVRLDPPLELDYLALVDPSDFTEIGDDFTGEAVLAVAARVGTTRLIDNIPLTFGAAS is encoded by the coding sequence ATGACCACCGTGCTGCGCACCGCCGACGAACTGCACGCACGCACGCGTGCCGGCCGCCGCGCCGTCGTGATGACCATGGGCGCCCTGCACGAGGGCCACGCCACCCTGATCCGCACCGCGCGCACCATCGCCGGACCGGACGGCGAGGTCGTCGTCACCGTCTTCGTGAACCCCTTGCAGTTCGGCAAGGGCGAGGACCTCGACCGCTACCCGCGCACCCTGGAGGCCGACCTCAAGATCGCCGAACAGGCGGGCGCGGACGCCGTGTTCGCCCCCTCGGTCGACGAGGTCTACCCGGGTGGCGAGCCCCAGGTCCGCATCAGCGCCGGACCCATGGGCGAGCGCCTGGAAGGCGGGTCCCGGCCCGGCCACTTCGACGGCATGCTCACCGTCGTCGCCAAGCTGCTCCACCTCACCCGCCCCGACGTCGCTCTGTACGGCCAGAAGGACGCCCAGCAGCTCGCCCTGATCCGCCGCATGGCGCGCGACCTGAACTTCGGCGTCGAGATCGTCGGCGTCCCGACCGTGCGCGAGGAGGACGGCCTCGCGCTGTCCAGCCGCAACCGCTACCTCGCGCCCAAGGAGCGCCGCACGGCACTCGCCCTGTCCCAGGCGCTCTTCGCCGGCCGTGACCGGCACGCGGCGCAGGAAGCGCTGCGCGCGCGGGCCCGCGAAGTGCCCGCCACGCGCGCGCGTGCGGAAGCGCTCAGCGCCATCGGGGAGTCCCGCGCGGCCGCCGACGCGCACGCCGTCGCCAAGGCGGTCCCCGGCGCACCGGCGGCCGTCCGCGCCGCCGCCCGCCTGGTCCTCGACGAGGCCGTCCGCCTGGACCCGCCGCTCGAACTGGACTACCTCGCGCTCGTCGACCCCTCCGACTTCACCGAGATCGGGGACGACTTCACCGGCGAGGCCGTCCTCGCCGTCGCCGCCCGGGTCGGGACGACCCGGCTGATCGACAACATCCCCCTCACCTTCGGAGCCGCCTCGTGA
- a CDS encoding sensor histidine kinase: MQRLYDFLRRHPTGVDSFWAVFLFGISVLTVAVQEEGGQDLPGIRSEAVIVPVVLLLCLVIALRRRMPEKMLLLAIGVGLAQLVLDVATTAANFAFLVIVYTVAATGARWASRLALAVGLCAAPVAQLRWPEQDSSVLGTVALMIFTSVPFALAWVLGDSIRTRRAYYEQLEERATRLEKEREAQSKVAVAAERARIARELHDVVAHNVSVMVVQADGAAYVLDTAPDQAKKALETISSTGRQALAEMRRLLGVLRTGEHQEGGEYVPQPDVEQIDDLVQQCRTSGLPVDFKVEGTPRPLPSGVELTAYRIVQEALTNTRKHGGPNAGASVRLVYFDDGLGLLVEDDGKGAPHELYEDGGADGEGHGLIGMRERVGMVGGTLDAGPRPGGGFRISALLPLKPAH, from the coding sequence GTGCAGCGCCTCTATGACTTCCTCCGCAGGCACCCGACCGGGGTCGACAGCTTCTGGGCCGTCTTCCTGTTCGGGATCTCTGTGCTGACCGTGGCCGTTCAGGAGGAGGGCGGGCAGGACCTTCCGGGCATCCGCTCCGAGGCGGTCATCGTCCCGGTCGTCCTCCTGTTGTGCCTGGTGATCGCGTTGCGCCGGCGCATGCCGGAGAAGATGCTGCTGCTGGCCATCGGGGTGGGGCTGGCACAGCTGGTACTGGACGTGGCGACGACGGCCGCCAACTTCGCCTTCCTGGTGATCGTCTACACCGTGGCCGCGACCGGCGCCCGCTGGGCCTCCCGGCTCGCCCTGGCCGTCGGCCTGTGCGCGGCGCCCGTGGCGCAGTTGCGCTGGCCGGAGCAGGATTCCAGCGTCCTGGGCACAGTGGCCCTGATGATCTTCACGTCGGTGCCCTTCGCGCTCGCCTGGGTGCTCGGCGACTCGATCCGCACCCGCCGCGCCTACTACGAGCAGTTGGAGGAGCGCGCGACCCGGCTCGAAAAGGAGCGCGAGGCGCAGTCCAAGGTCGCGGTCGCCGCCGAACGCGCCCGGATCGCACGCGAACTGCACGATGTCGTCGCGCACAACGTCTCCGTGATGGTGGTGCAGGCCGACGGCGCCGCCTACGTCCTCGACACCGCCCCCGACCAGGCCAAGAAGGCTCTGGAGACCATCTCCTCCACCGGCCGCCAGGCTCTCGCCGAGATGCGCCGCCTGCTCGGGGTGCTGCGCACCGGCGAGCACCAGGAGGGCGGCGAGTACGTCCCGCAGCCCGACGTCGAGCAGATCGACGACCTCGTCCAGCAGTGCCGCACCTCCGGTCTGCCGGTCGACTTCAAGGTCGAGGGCACGCCGCGCCCGCTGCCCAGCGGCGTCGAGCTGACGGCGTACCGCATCGTGCAGGAGGCGCTCACCAACACCCGCAAGCACGGCGGGCCGAACGCGGGCGCCAGCGTGCGCCTGGTCTACTTCGACGACGGTCTCGGTCTGCTCGTCGAGGACGACGGCAAGGGCGCCCCGCACGAGCTGTACGAGGACGGCGGCGCCGACGGCGAGGGGCACGGCCTGATCGGGATGCGCGAGCGGGTCGGCATGGTCGGCGGCACCCTGGACGCGGGGCCGCGCCCGGGCGGAGGATTCCGCATCAGTGCGCTGCTGCCGCTCAAACCAGCACACTGA